One region of Jonesiaceae bacterium BS-20 genomic DNA includes:
- a CDS encoding chemotaxis response regulator protein-glutamate methylesterase: protein MSIRVVVVDDSVVIRRLVVQVLESDPNFEVVGTAANGRLALTKVEQLAPDVVTMDIEMPQMNGVEAVRELRTRGFKMPIIMFSTLTERGATATLDALTAGASDYVAKPANMGSVTESLQAVAEQLIPKIKSLVAGKVTRTKIGVSAPRGTAATTLLPGLSAMHSQARAVIRTDQKSHPVHAVVVGSSTGGPEALSKLIEAMPNALPVPMLITQHMPPLFTKQLAARLDRIGPHRVFEVADGQVISPGGIYIAPGDFHFTLTNVTGIVRARLNQDPPVNFCRPSVDVMFRSALEVYGAKLLSVMLTGMGSDGKAGAGAIVEHGGTVIVQDEQTSVVWGMPGAVATAGYAHRILPLSELGSTITGLTREQRVQRGD from the coding sequence GTGAGTATCCGCGTTGTAGTTGTTGATGATTCGGTGGTTATCCGGCGCCTAGTTGTTCAGGTGCTCGAGTCGGACCCCAACTTTGAGGTTGTTGGAACGGCAGCCAATGGCCGCTTGGCACTGACCAAGGTGGAGCAGTTAGCCCCAGACGTGGTCACCATGGATATTGAGATGCCGCAGATGAATGGCGTTGAGGCGGTGCGTGAGCTGCGTACGCGCGGCTTCAAGATGCCAATCATCATGTTTTCTACGCTTACTGAGCGTGGTGCCACCGCAACCCTTGATGCTTTGACCGCTGGGGCATCGGACTATGTAGCAAAACCGGCGAATATGGGGTCCGTTACCGAGTCGCTGCAAGCTGTTGCGGAGCAACTGATCCCCAAGATCAAGTCCTTGGTAGCGGGTAAAGTTACCCGCACCAAGATTGGTGTTAGCGCGCCGCGCGGGACCGCCGCAACTACGCTGCTGCCCGGCCTTTCAGCCATGCACAGCCAAGCGCGCGCGGTGATCCGCACCGACCAAAAGAGTCACCCTGTTCACGCGGTCGTTGTGGGTAGCTCAACCGGCGGGCCCGAGGCGCTGTCCAAACTTATCGAGGCAATGCCCAATGCGTTGCCGGTGCCTATGCTGATCACCCAGCACATGCCGCCGCTGTTTACTAAGCAGTTGGCCGCCCGGCTGGACCGGATTGGCCCGCATAGGGTGTTTGAAGTTGCAGACGGTCAGGTAATTAGCCCGGGCGGCATTTACATTGCCCCCGGTGACTTTCACTTCACGCTCACCAACGTGACGGGGATTGTGCGGGCCCGGCTCAATCAGGACCCACCCGTGAACTTTTGCAGGCCGTCAGTTGACGTCATGTTCCGTTCCGCGCTTGAAGTGTACGGCGCCAAGTTGTTGTCGGTCATGCTCACGGGCATGGGGTCAGACGGCAAGGCCGGGGCCGGGGCCATCGTTGAGCACGGTGGAACGGTCATTGTGCAAGATGAACAAACCTCGGTGGTGTGGGGGATGCCCGGTGCGGTAGCCACGGCCGGGTATGCGCACCGAATATTGCCGCTTTCGGAACTTGGTTCCACGATTACGGGCCTTACCCGTGAGCAACGTGTACAGAGGGGAGACTAA
- the csrA gene encoding carbon storage regulator CsrA, whose protein sequence is MLVLSRRVGEKLLIGDDIEVVILDSRGDGVRIGINAPRSTKIHRAEVVEAVKAANESAALSAATKTEGAQALSSMLAAKQAGADSSTPSSPKIL, encoded by the coding sequence GTGCTGGTCCTAAGTAGACGTGTTGGAGAGAAACTATTAATCGGCGATGACATTGAAGTTGTCATCCTCGATTCCCGCGGTGACGGTGTACGCATTGGGATCAACGCCCCGCGTAGCACCAAGATTCACCGGGCCGAGGTAGTCGAGGCGGTCAAGGCGGCCAATGAGTCTGCTGCCTTGTCTGCGGCGACCAAAACCGAAGGGGCCCAAGCGCTCAGCTCAATGCTGGCGGCCAAGCAGGCCGGCGCTGATTCGTCTACCCCAAGTAGCCCAAAAATCCTCTAG
- the fliP gene encoding flagellar type III secretion system pore protein FliP (The bacterial flagellar biogenesis protein FliP forms a type III secretion system (T3SS)-type pore required for flagellar assembly.) codes for MLLRSVPIWRARRWRLFAVFVLVFLAIFALANGAHAVPIDPVEPVAPVDPVEIGGLVNVNVDGNAKPSSSIIVLLGITLLSVAPSLLLMMTSFTKILIVLSITRNALGLQGIPPNQVLAGIALFLTMFIMGPILGQINTEAVQPYIDGTIDFTQALDIGGSPLREFMLGQTRESDIALLTRAAGFDNPQTTEDVSMLTLIPAFLLSEIRAGFIIGFVIFLPFLIIDLVTSAALMSMGMMMLPPIMISLPFKILLFVLVDGWSLIITALVGSYG; via the coding sequence ATGTTGCTTCGTTCCGTGCCGATCTGGCGAGCCAGACGGTGGCGTTTATTCGCCGTCTTTGTCCTCGTCTTCTTGGCAATCTTTGCTCTGGCTAACGGCGCACACGCTGTCCCCATTGATCCGGTTGAGCCGGTCGCCCCTGTTGATCCGGTTGAGATTGGCGGGCTGGTCAACGTTAATGTCGACGGCAACGCTAAACCGTCTTCCTCGATCATTGTCTTGCTCGGCATCACGCTCTTATCTGTCGCGCCGTCATTGCTGTTGATGATGACGAGTTTCACCAAGATTCTGATTGTTCTGTCAATCACTCGTAACGCCTTGGGATTGCAGGGCATCCCACCCAACCAAGTGCTCGCGGGGATCGCACTATTCTTGACCATGTTCATCATGGGGCCGATTCTGGGACAGATAAACACCGAGGCAGTTCAGCCATATATTGATGGCACCATCGATTTCACGCAGGCGCTGGATATTGGTGGCAGCCCCCTGCGGGAGTTCATGCTTGGACAAACCAGGGAGTCAGACATTGCCCTGTTAACCAGGGCCGCCGGGTTTGATAATCCGCAGACCACCGAAGACGTCAGCATGCTTACGTTAATCCCAGCTTTCTTGTTGTCTGAGATCCGGGCCGGATTTATCATCGGGTTTGTTATCTTTTTGCCATTCTTGATTATTGACCTGGTGACCTCGGCCGCGCTGATGTCGATGGGCATGATGATGCTGCCCCCGATCATGATTTCGCTTCCGTTCAAGATCTTATTGTTTGTATTAGTCGATGGTTGGTCACTGATAATCACCGCCCTCGTTGGCAGTTACGGGTAG
- a CDS encoding EscU/YscU/HrcU family type III secretion system export apparatus switch protein: MSEQSGEDRSEKATPKRMKEVRKDGSLQKSQDLSAWLGIGAAVVMLPMAFGQITDAAVNATQHLATIVRSPDPALAMTFLSQALQSVLPALAPMLAAGVIAAIVANAATGGIHISTKKLKPTFKQFDLLKGVKQKFGTQALWQGVKALLKTVVVGAVLYSVIQQLMPVLLSAGGLQLSAILEAAGNGINKLLWTAIAAGVVLAIVDVFVVMRRNRKKTRMTKKEIKDENKNTEGDPHVKGQIKSRQLAMSRNRMISNVADADVVVVNPTHVAVALKYVAGQGAPKLVAKGKGLIADKIRSEAQKHGVPMVSDIPLARALHQHCELDREVPEQLFNAVAQVLAFVMFLKNAVPPAQRSTP; the protein is encoded by the coding sequence ATGAGCGAACAATCAGGCGAGGATCGTAGTGAAAAAGCCACCCCCAAGCGGATGAAGGAGGTGCGCAAGGATGGCTCGCTGCAAAAATCTCAGGATCTGTCCGCGTGGCTTGGTATAGGTGCCGCGGTAGTCATGTTGCCCATGGCATTTGGTCAAATTACCGATGCCGCGGTGAACGCAACCCAGCACCTAGCCACAATTGTGCGGTCTCCAGACCCTGCGTTGGCCATGACATTCTTGTCGCAGGCTTTGCAGTCGGTCCTTCCCGCGCTTGCACCCATGCTGGCCGCCGGGGTAATCGCCGCAATCGTGGCCAACGCGGCCACCGGTGGTATTCATATCTCCACCAAGAAACTCAAACCCACCTTCAAACAGTTCGACCTGCTCAAGGGGGTCAAACAGAAGTTTGGCACCCAGGCGCTTTGGCAGGGAGTCAAAGCACTCCTGAAAACAGTTGTAGTCGGTGCAGTACTTTACTCGGTCATTCAGCAGCTCATGCCCGTGCTCCTAAGCGCTGGCGGCCTACAACTGAGCGCGATCTTGGAAGCGGCAGGAAACGGCATCAACAAGTTGCTGTGGACGGCGATCGCGGCCGGGGTTGTGCTGGCAATTGTTGACGTGTTTGTGGTGATGCGCCGCAACCGCAAGAAGACCCGGATGACCAAGAAAGAGATCAAGGATGAGAACAAGAACACCGAGGGCGATCCACACGTAAAGGGCCAGATCAAATCGCGGCAGCTAGCGATGAGTCGCAATCGAATGATCTCAAATGTTGCTGACGCTGATGTTGTGGTGGTCAACCCAACCCACGTTGCAGTCGCCTTGAAATACGTAGCAGGCCAAGGTGCCCCCAAGCTCGTTGCTAAGGGCAAGGGACTCATCGCAGACAAGATCAGGTCCGAGGCTCAAAAGCATGGTGTCCCGATGGTCAGTGATATTCCGCTGGCCCGGGCACTGCACCAGCACTGCGAATTGGACAGGGAGGTGCCCGAGCAGCTCTTCAACGCGGTGGCTCAGGTGCTCGCTTTTGTCATGTTCTTGAAAAACGCGGTGCCACCGGCCCAACGGTCCACACCATGA
- a CDS encoding flagellar biosynthetic protein FliR: MLISVRIVAFLFTAPPFSYRSFPGSVRIILAIGLALTIFSGVDQLPGELSTAGYIFALVTQAFTGVALGFLVYLVFAAMQVAGGLIDQMGGFAMAQGFDPMNQVNAALIARMFQMTSLALLFASNAHLIILDGLFKTFDVVPLTLGQGSVAIGSVAQTATTQLTTMFVAALQIAGPLLVVLLLADIGLGLLTRVAPALNAFAMGFPLKIYLTLSLGSLIYLTFPAVVESLTGTSMRALFEGVS; the protein is encoded by the coding sequence ATGCTTATCTCTGTTCGCATAGTTGCCTTCCTATTTACGGCACCGCCATTTTCTTACCGGTCCTTTCCAGGCTCGGTCCGGATCATACTTGCTATTGGTCTTGCCCTGACAATTTTTTCCGGTGTTGACCAACTGCCCGGGGAACTGAGCACCGCCGGGTATATCTTTGCCCTAGTCACCCAGGCGTTCACGGGGGTTGCCCTAGGGTTTTTGGTGTACTTGGTATTCGCGGCAATGCAAGTTGCGGGCGGATTAATTGACCAGATGGGCGGGTTTGCTATGGCCCAGGGGTTCGACCCGATGAACCAGGTCAACGCCGCCCTAATCGCCAGGATGTTTCAAATGACCTCGTTGGCGCTGCTGTTCGCATCCAACGCCCACCTGATCATCTTGGACGGCTTGTTCAAGACGTTCGATGTTGTGCCCCTGACTCTAGGACAGGGCTCGGTGGCGATTGGTTCGGTGGCCCAGACCGCAACAACACAACTCACCACCATGTTTGTTGCGGCCCTGCAGATTGCCGGTCCGCTCTTGGTGGTGTTACTGCTCGCTGATATTGGCTTGGGGCTGCTCACCAGAGTCGCCCCGGCACTGAACGCGTTTGCGATGGGCTTCCCCCTAAAAATCTACCTGACGTTGTCACTTGGATCATTGATCTATCTGACGTTCCCTGCAGTGGTTGAGTCCTTGACCGGAACCTCCATGCGCGCCCTATTTGAGGGGGTGTCATGA
- the fliN gene encoding flagellar motor switch protein FliN, which produces MTVSYSLSDYQELARAVTDLVPSDVPLTPTLESVAPDLSALSSEFELATVHYVGACDARLLLAVTGQTMAPLGQSGLDLGSSRGPQVLLDSVAHKLGQGVIVSQRVALEAFNSASTVYFSLRAGVTLHGWFALNIQEVAPMFDQSSSGAVSESDAGLRTRATGPATADPKSMRMLYDVEMTLTAEIGRAKLPVRQILDLTPGVIVELDRVAGSAADLMVNGHLVARGEVVVVDEDYGLRITEIMDATEGLV; this is translated from the coding sequence ATGACCGTGTCATACAGCCTGTCAGATTATCAAGAGCTTGCCCGAGCAGTGACCGACTTGGTGCCCAGTGATGTTCCCTTGACACCGACCCTAGAGTCAGTGGCTCCAGACCTCAGTGCCCTGTCCAGTGAATTTGAGCTGGCCACCGTTCACTATGTAGGCGCCTGTGATGCTCGGTTACTGCTTGCGGTTACCGGGCAGACAATGGCTCCGCTGGGCCAATCAGGTTTGGATTTGGGAAGTTCCCGAGGCCCCCAAGTCTTACTGGACTCAGTTGCGCACAAGCTTGGCCAGGGTGTCATTGTGAGCCAGCGGGTCGCCTTGGAAGCATTTAACTCCGCGTCAACCGTCTATTTTTCCCTGCGAGCCGGAGTCACCCTGCACGGTTGGTTCGCACTGAACATTCAAGAGGTAGCCCCAATGTTTGATCAAAGCTCAAGCGGTGCAGTTTCAGAATCTGATGCTGGACTACGCACTCGTGCCACTGGACCTGCAACCGCGGATCCCAAGTCTATGCGGATGCTGTACGACGTTGAGATGACACTCACCGCAGAAATTGGCCGAGCTAAGCTCCCAGTGCGCCAGATCTTAGACCTGACGCCGGGGGTGATCGTGGAACTGGACCGAGTTGCCGGAAGCGCGGCCGACCTGATGGTAAATGGCCACCTGGTGGCACGCGGTGAAGTGGTAGTTGTTGATGAGGACTACGGTTTGCGTATCACCGAGATCATGGATGCTACCGAGGGTTTGGTATAG
- a CDS encoding chemotaxis protein CheW — MTRQYVTFTIAGALYGLEVLRVEETLGHLNRTPVPLAPKGIAGLVNLRGQVVTTIDLRPKLGLEALGPQDESMMIVIDVEGESISLLVDQVGEVLSLRQDNFEQAPSTLTDEMRALVTGAFKLADSLLLTLDVSAVLAA; from the coding sequence ATGACACGTCAGTATGTAACTTTTACCATTGCCGGTGCACTGTATGGTCTCGAAGTCTTGCGAGTCGAGGAGACCCTGGGCCACCTTAACCGCACGCCGGTTCCACTTGCGCCTAAGGGAATAGCCGGACTGGTAAACCTGCGCGGCCAGGTAGTGACCACGATTGACCTGCGGCCCAAGTTGGGCTTGGAAGCATTGGGTCCCCAGGACGAGTCGATGATGATTGTCATTGACGTTGAGGGGGAGTCCATCAGCCTCCTGGTCGATCAGGTGGGTGAGGTGTTGAGCCTGCGGCAGGACAACTTTGAACAGGCCCCTTCAACCCTCACGGATGAGATGCGTGCCTTGGTCACCGGCGCATTCAAGCTGGCAGACTCACTGCTTCTCACCTTGGATGTTTCTGCGGTTCTAGCAGCCTGA
- a CDS encoding flagellar biosynthesis protein FlhA codes for MKLSDITKLGVPIGVVGVVILLIVPLPAMLLDLLIVVNISLGLVILLTAMYIKKPLEFAVFPSILLILTLFRLGLNVASTRLVLGDGYAGEVINAFGHFVIGGSLIIGLVIFFILVVIQFVVITNGAGRVAEVGARFTLDAMPGKQMAIDADLNAGLISDSDAKKRRAEVAAEADFYGAMDGASKFVKGDAIAGIIITIINLIGGISIGLIQKGQPFGEALETYSLLTIGDGLVTQIPALLMSVSTGIIVTRSATEEDLGTSTSNQLLQSRMALTIAGAAVTLLAFLPGMPKIPFLSIGILLLIAATQMRAKAKREEAQQAADVQSTQLNPAAQDTPETLMQDMRVSALEITLATDLVDLVNSSSDDDLLARIRGLRRKVVFDLGFIFPPVRTRDSVELPQGTYCLKISGVEVARGQLPVGRVLALGDDLDSLPGTVTSEPVFGLGGKWIPIEMRFAAELTGATVVDRVSVLITHLSSLITQHADRLLTREDVRMLTEGLKETNPAVVEELVPNQLSLGQIQQVLAGMLVEQVSIRDLSRIYEALSLKVKGTVEPEHLIEAARLSVAPAIAARYAREGVLRAITLEPVLEQDLLEGLRPGEDGSQILFDPARLDRFFTSFAEQRTVAENLGFTAVLVCSPALRPALYRLVTLQVPDAVVMSYSEVTGSGLSIETVGVVRQANTVSS; via the coding sequence GTGAAACTCTCAGACATAACAAAACTTGGTGTGCCGATCGGGGTGGTCGGCGTTGTCATCCTGCTCATTGTGCCGCTACCGGCCATGCTGTTGGACCTGCTCATTGTGGTCAACATCAGCCTTGGTTTGGTCATCCTGTTGACCGCCATGTACATCAAGAAGCCGCTTGAATTTGCGGTCTTTCCATCTATCTTGCTGATCTTGACGCTGTTCCGGCTGGGGTTGAACGTGGCGTCAACGCGGCTGGTCCTAGGTGATGGCTATGCGGGTGAGGTGATCAATGCTTTTGGCCATTTTGTCATTGGCGGCTCCTTGATCATTGGTCTTGTCATCTTCTTTATTTTGGTGGTCATCCAGTTCGTTGTGATTACCAACGGTGCCGGCCGCGTCGCTGAGGTTGGTGCTAGGTTCACCCTGGATGCAATGCCGGGTAAGCAGATGGCGATTGACGCCGACCTGAACGCCGGGTTGATCAGTGATTCCGATGCTAAGAAGCGCCGCGCCGAGGTTGCCGCGGAAGCTGACTTCTACGGTGCGATGGATGGTGCTTCAAAGTTTGTCAAGGGTGACGCCATTGCGGGCATCATCATTACGATCATTAACTTGATCGGTGGCATCTCAATCGGTTTGATTCAAAAGGGTCAGCCATTTGGCGAGGCCCTCGAGACCTATTCGCTTTTGACCATTGGCGATGGCCTGGTCACCCAAATCCCGGCACTGCTCATGTCCGTGTCCACGGGAATCATTGTGACTCGGTCTGCGACCGAGGAGGACTTGGGCACCAGCACCAGCAATCAATTACTGCAGTCGCGTATGGCTCTGACCATTGCGGGCGCTGCGGTCACCCTGCTTGCGTTCTTACCTGGTATGCCAAAGATTCCGTTCCTGAGTATTGGTATTTTGCTTCTGATTGCGGCGACCCAAATGCGGGCGAAGGCGAAGCGTGAAGAAGCTCAACAGGCCGCTGATGTCCAAAGCACACAGCTCAACCCTGCGGCTCAGGACACCCCCGAGACGCTCATGCAGGACATGCGGGTCTCTGCTTTGGAGATCACCTTGGCTACCGACCTGGTTGATCTGGTGAACTCTTCGAGTGACGATGATTTGCTGGCCCGGATTCGTGGTCTGCGCCGCAAGGTCGTGTTTGACCTCGGTTTCATTTTCCCGCCGGTTCGCACTCGTGACTCGGTCGAGCTGCCACAGGGCACATACTGCCTAAAGATTTCCGGGGTCGAGGTCGCACGCGGCCAGCTGCCCGTGGGCAGGGTCTTGGCGCTCGGTGATGACCTAGATTCCCTGCCGGGCACGGTAACGAGTGAGCCGGTCTTTGGGCTGGGCGGCAAGTGGATCCCGATTGAGATGCGCTTTGCCGCAGAACTCACCGGGGCTACGGTGGTTGACCGGGTTTCGGTCCTGATCACCCACCTTTCCTCCTTGATCACCCAGCATGCGGACAGGCTCCTGACCCGTGAAGACGTGCGAATGTTGACGGAGGGCCTGAAGGAGACCAACCCGGCCGTGGTTGAGGAGTTGGTGCCCAACCAGCTCTCGCTCGGTCAAATCCAACAGGTCCTTGCGGGAATGTTGGTTGAGCAGGTTTCAATCCGTGATTTGTCCAGAATTTATGAGGCACTTTCGCTCAAGGTCAAGGGCACGGTCGAGCCGGAACACCTGATTGAGGCGGCCCGGCTCTCGGTCGCGCCCGCTATCGCCGCCAGGTATGCGCGCGAGGGGGTGCTGCGTGCGATTACCCTTGAACCCGTTCTCGAGCAGGATCTCCTTGAGGGGTTGCGGCCGGGGGAGGATGGATCCCAAATACTGTTTGATCCCGCCCGGTTAGACCGGTTCTTTACCAGTTTTGCTGAGCAGCGCACGGTTGCGGAGAATCTAGGGTTTACGGCCGTTTTGGTGTGTTCTCCGGCGCTGCGTCCGGCGCTTTACAGGTTAGTGACGTTGCAAGTTCCCGATGCCGTAGTCATGTCATACTCCGAGGTCACGGGCTCGGGACTTTCGATAGAAACCGTTGGCGTGGTGCGTCAAGCAAACACGGTCAGCTCGTAG
- a CDS encoding flagellar biosynthetic protein FliQ: MDTTAVLDLGLQAMLLAAKLCAPILLTALCVGFLVSLLQSITQIQEVTLSFVPKAAAVAFALYLAGHWMIAEATAFTHMLFERLPTLIGVL, from the coding sequence ATGGATACCACCGCTGTTCTAGATCTGGGCTTGCAAGCCATGCTGCTTGCGGCCAAACTATGCGCCCCCATCCTGCTGACCGCCCTGTGTGTGGGGTTCTTGGTTTCGCTGTTGCAGTCAATTACGCAGATTCAAGAGGTGACTTTGAGTTTTGTGCCCAAGGCTGCCGCGGTAGCGTTCGCGTTGTACCTGGCCGGGCACTGGATGATTGCCGAGGCAACCGCGTTCACACACATGTTATTTGAACGGTTGCCAACACTGATCGGTGTGCTGTGA
- a CDS encoding flagellar biosynthetic protein FliO — MLEPILRAVASLIVITGLILWLGKSASSGGVVARLLAKTGGGAPARLAGKRAKNTGLQLPFSLPNWGRRDQPAPVMTVAARQILIGRTGVAVVDIDGQRLVLGVSETQVSLITTLTTPSQDDPTPDAEGADDMPSPDAAGLDFDQILRGSLQQHL, encoded by the coding sequence ATGTTGGAACCAATACTGCGGGCGGTTGCCTCACTCATTGTTATTACCGGTCTGATCTTGTGGCTTGGTAAGTCCGCAAGTTCGGGCGGGGTAGTCGCACGCCTCCTTGCCAAAACCGGTGGCGGTGCACCTGCCCGCTTGGCCGGTAAGAGGGCCAAGAACACCGGACTGCAGTTGCCATTTTCGTTGCCTAACTGGGGGCGTAGGGACCAACCGGCCCCGGTCATGACGGTTGCGGCCCGCCAGATATTGATTGGGCGCACGGGTGTAGCGGTCGTTGATATTGACGGCCAGCGGTTGGTTCTTGGTGTTTCAGAGACTCAGGTCAGCCTGATCACGACCCTGACAACCCCAAGCCAAGATGATCCAACACCGGACGCTGAAGGGGCAGATGATATGCCGTCACCGGACGCAGCCGGCCTGGATTTTGACCAGATTTTGCGCGGGTCCCTGCAACAACACTTGTAA
- a CDS encoding chemotaxis protein CheA, with the protein MDEIVREFLIESYENLDQLDQDLVALESNPGSRDLISSIFRTIHTIKGTSGFLALSGLEKVAHIGENLLVDLRDGKRVMDQPTTNVLLMMVDTIRDLLGRLDEVGSEEGVDTAHTLAALQAVFDNEGAPTPVAASPDAPFHAASEVTELPTAMPTPAVSAPAPVAPVEPVVAARQVAEGQVATSGDTGRHTSETSIRVDVDLLDELMRQVGELVLVRNQIAQLAGFDSGDLLRSSQRLSLIASELQDGVMKTRMQPIEHIWSKMPRVVRDLAAACNREVRLDLVGGDTELDRSLLESVKDPLTHLVRNAVDHGIESPADRVAKGKPAAGTLRLRAYHAGGQVVVEITDDGGGIDPHKIGAKALERGLRTAEQLALMSSVEIQDLVFTAGFSTAAQVTNVSGRGVGMDVVRANIEDIGGTVEVESQVDVGTTWRLRIPLTLAIMPALTVQSGAEIYAIPQVNLQELVALDALKTQGAIELIGDSEVYRLRGVLLPLIRLSKVLQSQGEPAQTAVIAVLQADNQRFGLIVDRVLNNEEIVVKPLSSALKNIGIYAGATLMGDGQVALILDTQAIARRELRSEITEKMAGMTGQSDTAVRGSVTEHLVVGVGQSPRRRVAIALSDITRLEILDMDRIEVVGGREVVQYREAIVPIIRLGSVLGSFGTAELSEPGQKIQKPTVVFTRGAKSIAMVVDEILEILNDDGALRSELRDQGLLGSIVLSGAVTEILDVQQVLLAADPGFFDQALNDHDLVADNFDASLVGV; encoded by the coding sequence ATGGATGAAATTGTCCGGGAATTCTTGATTGAGAGTTATGAAAACCTCGATCAGCTTGACCAGGACCTCGTTGCGCTTGAGAGCAACCCTGGCTCCCGTGATTTGATTAGTAGTATTTTTCGCACCATCCACACCATCAAAGGCACGAGCGGTTTCCTCGCGCTGAGCGGCTTGGAAAAGGTTGCCCACATAGGTGAAAACCTGTTGGTCGACCTGCGTGATGGCAAACGGGTCATGGACCAGCCAACAACAAATGTTCTCCTGATGATGGTCGACACTATTCGGGACTTGCTGGGTCGGCTCGATGAAGTTGGGTCGGAAGAGGGCGTTGATACGGCCCACACCTTGGCTGCCCTGCAAGCGGTATTCGATAACGAGGGTGCGCCAACACCGGTGGCAGCCTCACCGGATGCGCCCTTCCATGCAGCGTCTGAAGTCACCGAGCTTCCAACTGCCATGCCTACCCCTGCCGTGTCAGCACCAGCCCCCGTGGCTCCGGTTGAACCGGTAGTCGCAGCGCGGCAGGTAGCGGAAGGTCAGGTAGCGACTTCGGGGGATACGGGCCGGCATACTTCTGAAACTTCAATTCGCGTAGACGTTGACCTGCTCGATGAGCTCATGCGTCAGGTGGGCGAGCTCGTTTTGGTTCGAAATCAGATTGCGCAACTTGCTGGTTTTGACTCGGGCGACCTGCTGCGTTCTTCACAGCGGTTGTCGTTGATTGCCTCAGAACTGCAGGACGGTGTCATGAAGACCCGCATGCAGCCCATCGAACATATCTGGTCCAAAATGCCACGCGTGGTGCGTGATCTGGCTGCGGCCTGCAACCGTGAGGTGCGCCTAGACCTGGTTGGTGGGGACACCGAACTCGATCGTTCCCTGCTCGAGTCGGTCAAGGACCCGCTTACGCACCTGGTACGTAACGCCGTCGATCACGGGATTGAGTCACCTGCGGACCGGGTGGCCAAGGGCAAACCCGCCGCGGGGACGCTGCGGTTACGCGCCTACCATGCCGGCGGTCAGGTGGTTGTTGAGATCACCGATGACGGCGGGGGCATTGACCCACACAAGATTGGTGCCAAGGCACTTGAGCGGGGTCTCAGGACGGCCGAGCAGTTGGCGTTAATGTCCTCCGTGGAGATTCAGGATCTGGTGTTTACCGCCGGGTTCTCAACGGCTGCCCAAGTAACAAACGTTTCAGGACGCGGCGTTGGTATGGATGTTGTCCGCGCCAATATTGAAGATATCGGTGGCACGGTTGAGGTTGAGTCACAGGTTGATGTTGGCACCACGTGGCGCCTGCGGATTCCGTTGACCCTGGCAATCATGCCCGCACTGACCGTGCAAAGCGGAGCTGAGATCTACGCAATTCCACAGGTCAACCTTCAGGAGCTGGTAGCCCTAGACGCGCTCAAGACGCAAGGCGCAATCGAGTTAATCGGTGACAGCGAGGTGTACCGCTTGCGCGGTGTCCTCTTGCCGCTGATCCGGTTGTCCAAGGTATTACAAAGTCAGGGTGAGCCAGCCCAAACCGCCGTTATTGCGGTTCTCCAGGCGGATAATCAGCGTTTTGGATTGATTGTTGACCGGGTGCTCAACAATGAGGAGATCGTGGTTAAGCCACTTTCTTCAGCGCTTAAGAACATTGGAATCTACGCCGGCGCCACCCTCATGGGGGACGGACAGGTTGCTCTGATCCTAGATACGCAGGCTATTGCGCGCAGAGAGTTACGCTCCGAGATTACGGAGAAGATGGCCGGTATGACGGGCCAAAGTGACACGGCCGTCCGCGGAAGCGTCACCGAGCACCTGGTTGTTGGTGTTGGTCAGTCTCCACGCCGCCGGGTGGCCATTGCACTATCCGACATCACCCGCCTGGAGATCCTAGATATGGACCGCATTGAGGTGGTGGGCGGACGCGAAGTGGTGCAATACCGCGAAGCGATCGTGCCAATCATTCGCTTGGGGTCGGTATTGGGTTCCTTTGGTACTGCAGAACTTAGCGAGCCCGGTCAGAAGATTCAAAAACCAACCGTGGTCTTTACCCGTGGGGCAAAGTCGATTGCCATGGTCGTTGATGAGATCCTCGAGATCCTCAACGATGACGGCGCACTGCGTTCGGAACTTCGCGATCAGGGCCTGCTGGGCTCGATTGTCTTGTCCGGTGCCGTCACGGAAATACTCGATGTGCAGCAGGTCTTGTTGGCCGCGGATCCAGGATTCTTTGATCAAGCCCTCAACGACCATGACCTAGTCGCAGATAACTTCGACGCTTCCTTGGTGGGTGTGTAA